The Clostridiaceae bacterium HFYG-1003 genome includes a window with the following:
- a CDS encoding histidine phosphatase family protein gives MKLIVIRHGESEADIRRVCEGRADFPLTAKGLGQARLAAAWIARTYPVDAVYSSPLLRARQTAEAISEAAGRSVTELDDLMEFNNGQLAGVPITEVGHRYPVVPNVPAHDSVYGQETRLEFRFRAERVISRILYEHPTGHVVLVTHGGMINQLFRAFLRLPADYNVWVTTGDTGIHEWVALEEGRGITCLNSLAHLSGK, from the coding sequence ATGAAACTGATTGTCATACGCCATGGTGAATCGGAGGCGGATATCCGGCGGGTCTGTGAAGGCCGGGCGGATTTTCCGCTCACTGCCAAAGGACTGGGTCAGGCCAGACTGGCTGCCGCCTGGATCGCGCGGACCTATCCGGTGGATGCGGTGTACTCCTCGCCGCTGCTGCGAGCCCGCCAGACGGCCGAGGCCATTTCGGAAGCTGCGGGTCGATCGGTGACGGAGCTGGATGACCTGATGGAGTTCAACAACGGACAGCTGGCAGGTGTGCCGATTACTGAGGTGGGTCATCGCTATCCCGTGGTGCCCAATGTACCGGCCCATGATTCGGTGTACGGACAGGAAACTCGTCTGGAATTCCGCTTCCGGGCGGAGCGGGTGATCTCCCGAATCCTGTATGAGCATCCGACGGGCCATGTTGTGCTGGTGACCCACGGCGGGATGATCAATCAGCTCTTCCGGGCTTTTCTGAGGCTTCCGGCGGATTACAATGTCTGGGTGACTACCGGGGATACCGGCATCCATGAATGGGTGGCACTGGAA
- the spoVG gene encoding septation regulator SpoVG: protein MKITDVRIRKIASEGKMKAIVSVTFENEFVVHDIKVIEGQNGLFIAMPSRKTPDGEFKDIAHPINTETREKLQHAILDEYEKIMSEPSDDEPGFDRLNLPEAEVSVGAPNPYQ, encoded by the coding sequence ATGAAGATCACCGACGTTCGGATACGGAAGATTGCCTCGGAGGGGAAAATGAAGGCAATCGTTTCAGTGACATTCGAGAATGAATTTGTGGTGCATGACATTAAGGTTATCGAGGGCCAGAACGGCCTTTTTATTGCCATGCCGTCGAGAAAGACACCGGATGGAGAGTTTAAAGATATAGCCCATCCGATCAATACCGAAACCAGGGAAAAATTACAGCACGCTATTCTGGATGAGTATGAAAAGATCATGAGTGAACCGTCAGACGACGAACCGGGATTCGACCGCCTGAACCTTCCCGAAGCGGAAGTCAGTGTCGGCGCCCCCAATCCATACCAGTAA
- the purR gene encoding pur operon repressor: MDKHTRTARVAIITKTLVENPNRIYSLNYFADLFHAAKSTISEDLLIVRETLEKFGEGRVETLVGASGGVKYQVTVSEKERQKFRTEFLEYLKDPSRIVPGNFLYVTDLMQNPRIVRMAGAILAQHFLETRPDYIITVETKGIPLAYEVARYLGIHLIVVRRNTKITEGTAVSINYLTGNQGLLSVMSLSKRSIRAGSRLVFIDDFLRGGGTVRGIIDLLHEFESSLVGVGVMVDSKDMEKTIGVPFVNFCDYYGIDSNGEINIKDSNSL; the protein is encoded by the coding sequence ATGGATAAACATACCCGAACCGCCCGCGTGGCGATCATTACTAAAACGCTGGTTGAAAATCCGAACCGGATCTACAGCCTGAACTATTTCGCGGATCTGTTTCATGCGGCCAAATCGACGATCTCCGAAGATCTGCTGATTGTACGGGAAACCCTGGAGAAATTTGGCGAAGGCCGGGTGGAAACCCTGGTAGGCGCCAGCGGCGGAGTGAAATATCAGGTGACCGTTTCCGAGAAGGAACGTCAGAAATTCCGGACAGAGTTTCTGGAATACCTGAAAGATCCCAGCCGGATCGTGCCGGGTAATTTCCTCTATGTAACCGATCTGATGCAGAATCCCCGCATCGTGAGGATGGCCGGAGCCATTCTGGCTCAGCACTTCCTGGAGACCCGACCCGACTACATCATCACGGTGGAAACCAAGGGCATACCCCTGGCCTATGAGGTGGCGCGCTATCTTGGCATCCATCTGATCGTGGTGCGCCGCAACACGAAAATCACCGAAGGAACGGCGGTTTCCATCAACTATCTGACGGGCAATCAAGGTCTGCTCTCGGTGATGAGCCTGTCCAAGCGCAGCATCCGGGCCGGCTCCCGGTTGGTATTCATTGACGATTTTCTGAGAGGCGGCGGCACGGTTCGCGGCATCATTGACCTGCTCCATGAGTTTGAGTCCAGCCTGGTCGGCGTGGGCGTCATGGTGGATTCCAAGGACATGGAAAAGACCATCGGAGTCCCCTTCGTGAATTTCTGTGATTATTATGGTATCGATTCGAATGGTGAAATTAATATTAAAGATTCAAATTCATTATAG
- a CDS encoding branched-chain amino acid aminotransferase produces the protein MKHKIADLDWANLGFGYIKTPWRFIAHWKDGAWNEGELTGDNRVHISEASTALHYGQQCFEGMKAYRTKSGEIQLFRPDMNAKRMMASCDRLLMPHFPEEQFIEACKKVVAANAEFVPPYGTGASLYLRPLMFGVGDQIGVKSAPEFIFTVFCTPVGAYFKGGMSPVNFMVSEDYDRAAPFGTGAAKVGGNYAASLLPHELAKDKGYADCIYLDPATHTKIEEVGAANFFAITKNNEFVTPYSPSILPSITKYSLLHLAKEYLGMDAIERDCPINGLDEFAEAGACGTAAVITPIGAIDYKGERHVFHSETEVGPVTKKLYDTMVGIQYGDIEGPAGWVVKVPLDEE, from the coding sequence ATGAAACATAAAATTGCGGACCTTGACTGGGCCAATCTCGGCTTTGGGTATATCAAGACACCCTGGCGCTTCATCGCGCACTGGAAGGACGGTGCCTGGAACGAGGGTGAGTTGACGGGGGACAACCGGGTTCACATTTCAGAAGCATCTACAGCGCTCCACTACGGGCAGCAGTGCTTCGAAGGCATGAAGGCCTATCGCACCAAGTCCGGAGAGATTCAGCTGTTCCGGCCGGACATGAATGCCAAGCGCATGATGGCCAGCTGCGACCGGCTGTTGATGCCGCATTTTCCGGAAGAACAGTTCATTGAAGCTTGCAAGAAGGTTGTAGCCGCCAATGCGGAATTTGTTCCGCCCTATGGCACCGGTGCCTCCCTGTATTTAAGACCGCTCATGTTCGGAGTCGGTGACCAGATCGGGGTGAAATCCGCTCCCGAATTTATCTTCACAGTATTCTGCACGCCGGTAGGAGCCTACTTCAAGGGCGGCATGAGTCCCGTAAACTTCATGGTCTCCGAAGACTATGACCGGGCTGCTCCGTTTGGAACCGGCGCAGCCAAAGTCGGCGGAAACTACGCAGCTTCCCTGCTGCCCCACGAACTGGCCAAGGACAAGGGCTATGCCGACTGCATCTACCTGGATCCGGCAACCCATACCAAGATCGAGGAAGTCGGTGCAGCCAACTTCTTTGCCATCACGAAGAACAATGAATTTGTAACACCGTATTCCCCGTCCATCCTGCCATCCATCACCAAGTATTCCCTGCTTCACCTGGCCAAGGAATACCTCGGGATGGACGCCATCGAACGGGACTGCCCCATCAACGGACTTGATGAGTTTGCCGAGGCCGGAGCCTGCGGTACCGCAGCTGTCATCACCCCCATCGGAGCCATCGACTATAAGGGAGAGCGCCATGTCTTCCATTCTGAGACAGAAGTTGGCCCTGTTACCAAAAAGCTCTATGATACGATGGTCGGCATTCAGTACGGCGACATCGAAGGACCGGCAGGCTGGGTCGTAAAAGTTCCGCTGGACGAAGAATAA
- the murC gene encoding UDP-N-acetylmuramate--L-alanine ligase: MSFDLKEYKGKKVHIVGIGGSMMSGIAGILLDNGVSVSGTDQEDSKTLDWVRKKGASVKAGHHRDYVYDQDLVVYSAAVKPDHPELIRAHELNIPTMTRSQFLGYLMKNFRYSVGIAGTHGKTSTTALLTSITMGAGEDPTVLIGAPVPLLKSNYRVGKSEVMVVESCEYQRSFLDFPPHIAVLLNIEEDHVDTYKDLDAIREAFHTYASRVPADGLVIANADDPNCMAAAEGIQAPLMTFGLEQGDVRAVGITMDNKGCGTFDVVRGEEVLFNLHLPIPGSFNIYNTLAATCAALALGIEPEDIRRGLLSYQGVDRRLQELGTVNGVRFIDDYGHHPTEVRVTIETVLHYDYERLIVLMQPLTYSRLHHFMADFVPLYDKADLLILLPVYTSREVDTGLTSSNVLGDAVRARHTVECINALDYQDAANLILQRANPGDIVLSIGGGEGYKVYDLLAINEELKKAGPRR, from the coding sequence TTGTCATTTGATTTGAAAGAATATAAAGGTAAGAAAGTGCACATCGTCGGAATCGGTGGTTCCATGATGAGCGGAATCGCGGGAATTCTGCTGGACAACGGCGTTTCGGTTTCCGGAACCGACCAGGAGGATTCCAAAACCCTGGACTGGGTCCGCAAAAAAGGCGCGTCCGTCAAAGCCGGCCATCACCGCGATTACGTCTATGATCAGGATCTGGTCGTGTATTCCGCCGCGGTCAAGCCCGACCATCCGGAACTGATCCGGGCCCATGAACTGAACATCCCCACTATGACCCGCTCCCAGTTTCTGGGCTATCTGATGAAGAACTTCCGGTACTCCGTCGGCATTGCCGGCACCCACGGCAAAACCTCCACCACCGCCCTGCTCACCTCCATCACCATGGGAGCGGGCGAGGATCCCACTGTGCTCATCGGGGCGCCGGTGCCGCTTCTGAAGTCCAATTACCGGGTGGGAAAATCCGAAGTCATGGTCGTGGAATCCTGTGAATATCAGCGATCCTTCCTGGACTTCCCGCCTCACATCGCGGTGCTGCTCAACATTGAGGAAGATCATGTGGATACCTATAAGGATCTGGACGCCATCAGGGAGGCCTTCCATACCTACGCCTCCAGGGTTCCGGCCGACGGGCTGGTCATTGCCAACGCGGACGACCCCAACTGCATGGCAGCGGCTGAAGGCATCCAGGCCCCGCTGATGACCTTCGGTCTGGAACAGGGGGATGTCCGGGCCGTCGGCATCACCATGGACAACAAGGGCTGCGGAACCTTTGATGTGGTCCGGGGCGAAGAGGTGCTGTTCAACCTGCACCTTCCCATTCCCGGCTCCTTCAATATCTACAATACCCTGGCCGCCACCTGCGCCGCCCTGGCCCTGGGCATCGAACCGGAGGACATTCGCCGTGGCCTTTTGAGTTATCAGGGAGTCGACCGCCGGCTGCAGGAACTGGGCACCGTCAACGGCGTCCGCTTCATCGACGACTACGGCCACCATCCGACGGAAGTCCGGGTCACCATCGAAACCGTCCTGCACTACGATTATGAGCGACTCATCGTACTGATGCAGCCCCTGACCTATTCCCGGCTGCACCACTTCATGGCTGATTTTGTCCCCCTGTATGACAAGGCCGACCTGTTAATCCTGCTGCCGGTCTATACCTCGCGGGAAGTCGACACCGGACTGACCTCGAGCAATGTCCTGGGCGATGCCGTTCGGGCCCGCCACACTGTGGAGTGCATCAATGCCCTGGATTATCAGGATGCCGCCAACCTGATCCTGCAGCGCGCCAACCCCGGCGACATCGTGCTGTCCATCGGCGGCGGCGAGGGCTACAAGGTTTATGACCTGCTGGCCATCAACGAAGAGCTCAAAAAAGCAGGTCCGCGGCGCTAA
- a CDS encoding ABC transporter ATP-binding protein/permease, with protein sequence MKRIFDMLFKYWKQLIFPTAALLATIALDSANPFLNRMIIDRALPQRDLNLLLWILAGLLAVTAGRAVLGFFKEYIYDRVGILVYRDLKKVLFDHIQQLHFQYFDRINTGELMSRLGEDLENIWRSLAFGFRLLVEQVLYFLIGFVILASINWKLTLIILLIMAPIGFLAMSFEKKIDRNFEAISDQTAILNTTAQENIAGVRLVKAFARERHEIQKFLGKNKQNYDLNNEQAKIIADNFPVIELLTNLAVIAMIAIGAIFVTRGEMSLGSLAVFSGFIWNLIWPLRELGWLMNMAAQFNASAKKILAILDTPSEVTDEPGLAPHTVTGAVAFDHVSFSYQEEPVLRDVSFQARPGDTVAIMGTTGSGKSSLTALIGRYYNHQSGSVLIDGIDSRRLRLDDLRGAMSIVPQDTFLFSESIENNLKFANQDATPEAVREALRIARAEFVFELEDGLDTVIGERGVGLSGGQKQRLAIARAILKQAPLLVLDDATSALDMETEYQLLKNLKEVGQNRTIFIIAHRISAVKNADQILYMENGRVVEAGTHDELVALGGRYYEVYSEQFQDFASLREVV encoded by the coding sequence TTGAAGCGAATTTTTGACATGCTGTTTAAATACTGGAAACAGCTCATCTTCCCCACCGCTGCCCTGTTGGCTACGATCGCCCTGGATTCCGCCAACCCGTTTTTAAACCGGATGATCATTGACCGGGCACTGCCCCAGCGTGATCTGAACCTGCTGCTCTGGATCCTGGCCGGACTTCTGGCCGTTACCGCCGGACGGGCTGTGCTTGGCTTCTTCAAGGAGTACATCTACGACCGGGTGGGCATCCTGGTGTATCGGGACTTGAAAAAGGTCCTGTTCGACCACATTCAGCAGCTCCACTTCCAATACTTTGACCGGATCAACACCGGCGAACTGATGTCGCGTCTGGGCGAAGACCTGGAGAACATCTGGCGCAGCCTGGCCTTTGGCTTCCGCCTGCTGGTGGAACAGGTGCTCTACTTCCTGATCGGTTTTGTCATTCTGGCCAGCATCAACTGGAAGCTGACCCTGATTATCCTTCTGATCATGGCACCCATCGGCTTTTTGGCCATGAGCTTTGAAAAGAAGATCGACCGGAACTTCGAGGCGATTTCTGATCAGACCGCCATCTTGAATACCACCGCTCAGGAAAACATCGCAGGGGTCCGCCTGGTCAAGGCCTTCGCCCGCGAACGCCACGAAATCCAGAAATTCCTCGGGAAAAACAAGCAGAACTATGACCTGAACAATGAACAGGCCAAAATTATCGCCGATAACTTTCCGGTGATCGAACTGCTCACCAATCTGGCAGTCATTGCCATGATCGCCATCGGCGCCATCTTTGTGACCCGGGGCGAGATGTCCCTGGGTTCCCTGGCGGTCTTTTCCGGCTTCATCTGGAATCTGATCTGGCCCCTGCGCGAGCTGGGCTGGCTGATGAACATGGCGGCTCAGTTCAACGCCTCCGCTAAGAAAATTCTGGCCATTCTCGACACACCGTCCGAGGTGACGGATGAACCCGGGCTGGCGCCCCATACCGTAACCGGCGCGGTGGCTTTTGACCATGTCAGCTTCTCCTATCAGGAGGAACCGGTTCTGCGCGATGTGTCCTTCCAGGCCCGGCCGGGCGACACCGTCGCCATCATGGGAACCACCGGATCGGGCAAAAGCTCCCTGACCGCGCTGATCGGACGCTACTACAACCATCAGTCCGGTTCCGTCCTGATCGACGGCATCGACAGCCGCCGGCTCCGCCTGGATGACCTGCGCGGAGCCATGAGCATCGTACCTCAGGATACCTTCCTGTTTTCGGAATCCATTGAGAACAATCTGAAATTCGCCAATCAGGACGCGACGCCGGAAGCGGTCCGGGAAGCCCTGCGCATCGCCCGCGCCGAGTTTGTGTTTGAGCTCGAAGACGGGCTGGACACAGTCATCGGCGAACGCGGCGTCGGACTCTCCGGCGGGCAGAAGCAGCGCCTGGCCATCGCCCGGGCGATACTGAAGCAGGCTCCCCTGCTGGTGCTGGATGATGCCACCTCTGCCCTGGACATGGAAACAGAATACCAGCTCCTGAAGAATCTCAAGGAAGTGGGTCAAAACCGGACGATCTTCATCATTGCCCACCGGATCTCCGCCGTTAAGAACGCCGACCAGATCCTCTACATGGAGAACGGCCGGGTCGTTGAAGCCGGAACCCACGATGAACTGGTGGCCCTGGGCGGACGCTACTACGAAGTGTACAGCGAACAGTTCCAGGATTTTGCCAGCCTCAGGGAGGTGGTCTAA
- a CDS encoding ABC transporter ATP-binding protein/permease: MAKNIVSQDEKINLTEKSYIIRRLYTYIRPYWKAVLVIMALMVFTMLVGLINPVFVKFTVDQAIAQGDTQTLIRLALVMAVLNLLAALASRQRLLSMGRVSNKIVLDMREALYRHIQQLSFAFFDSRPVGKILARVVGDINSLQQLFTNSVTSLIPQVLQLVLVAVMMLFTNVWLGLATMVVMPLLVSAIFFIEIKARVRWGEWRGKRSNLNAFTHENFSGIRVVQGFRQEAATSTRHLDMVTEMNEKFMGAVKLNDLFWPMVEISWGVGSIVVYLTGAILYWRNLVSLGDIFAFTMFIGLFWRPVMFISNFYNTLITSLASAERIFEILDTKPDITDREGAAEMPQIQGEVTFDHVSFEYDPQVPVLHDVSFTVRPGESIALVGETGAGKTTIINLLARFYDLSGGRILIDGQDISQVRIETLRSQMGIMMQDTFLFSATIRENIRYGRLDATDEEIERAAKAVNAHDFIMKLEQGYDTEIRERGSRLSVGQRQLISFARALLANPRILILDEATSNIDTQTERLVQQGIQLLLKGRTSFVIAHRLSTIRDCDRILVIHDGAIVEQGSHEELLQAKGYYYKLYLAQYRFLNEGA; the protein is encoded by the coding sequence ATGGCGAAAAACATCGTATCCCAGGATGAAAAAATCAATCTGACGGAAAAAAGCTATATCATCCGCCGTCTCTATACCTACATCCGGCCTTACTGGAAGGCCGTTCTGGTGATCATGGCGCTCATGGTGTTCACCATGCTGGTTGGCCTGATCAATCCGGTCTTTGTCAAATTCACGGTGGATCAGGCCATTGCCCAGGGCGACACCCAGACCCTGATCCGGCTGGCTCTGGTCATGGCCGTGCTTAATCTGCTGGCCGCCCTGGCCAGCCGTCAGCGCCTCCTGTCCATGGGCCGGGTTTCGAACAAGATTGTTCTGGACATGCGGGAAGCTCTCTATCGGCACATCCAGCAGCTGTCCTTCGCCTTTTTCGACTCCCGACCGGTGGGTAAAATCCTGGCGCGGGTCGTGGGCGACATCAACTCCCTGCAGCAGCTGTTCACCAACTCGGTGACCTCGCTGATCCCTCAGGTGCTCCAGCTGGTGCTGGTCGCCGTCATGATGCTTTTTACCAATGTCTGGCTGGGCCTTGCCACCATGGTGGTCATGCCCCTTCTGGTCTCGGCGATCTTCTTCATTGAGATCAAGGCCAGAGTCCGCTGGGGTGAGTGGCGCGGCAAGCGCAGCAACCTCAATGCCTTTACCCATGAGAACTTTTCCGGAATCCGGGTGGTGCAGGGCTTCCGTCAGGAAGCGGCCACCAGCACCCGACACCTGGACATGGTCACCGAGATGAACGAAAAATTCATGGGGGCCGTCAAGCTCAATGACCTGTTCTGGCCCATGGTGGAAATCTCATGGGGCGTCGGCTCCATCGTAGTCTACCTGACCGGAGCGATCCTCTACTGGAGAAATCTGGTCAGCCTGGGCGATATCTTCGCCTTCACCATGTTCATCGGGCTGTTCTGGCGCCCGGTCATGTTCATCTCCAACTTCTACAACACCCTCATCACCTCCCTGGCCTCCGCGGAGCGGATCTTTGAAATCCTCGACACCAAGCCCGACATCACGGACCGCGAAGGCGCCGCTGAGATGCCGCAGATCCAGGGCGAAGTCACCTTTGACCACGTCAGCTTTGAATACGATCCCCAGGTGCCGGTGCTGCACGACGTATCGTTCACGGTCCGTCCCGGGGAGAGCATCGCCCTGGTCGGCGAGACCGGCGCCGGCAAGACTACCATCATCAATCTCCTGGCCCGCTTCTATGACCTGTCCGGCGGCCGGATCCTCATTGACGGCCAGGACATCTCCCAGGTCCGCATCGAAACCCTGCGCAGCCAGATGGGCATTATGATGCAGGATACCTTCCTCTTCTCCGCCACCATCCGGGAAAATATCCGCTATGGCCGGCTGGACGCCACCGATGAGGAAATCGAGCGCGCCGCCAAAGCCGTCAATGCCCATGATTTCATCATGAAGCTGGAACAGGGTTACGACACTGAAATCCGCGAACGCGGCTCCCGCCTGTCCGTTGGCCAGCGTCAGCTCATCTCCTTCGCCCGGGCCCTTTTGGCCAATCCCAGAATCCTGATTCTGGACGAAGCCACCAGCAACATCGATACCCAGACCGAGCGGCTGGTCCAGCAGGGCATTCAGCTCCTGCTCAAGGGCCGCACCTCCTTCGTCATAGCCCATCGCCTCTCCACCATCCGCGACTGTGACCGCATCCTGGTCATCCACGACGGAGCCATTGTGGAACAGGGCAGCCATGAAGAACTGCTTCAGGCCAAAGGCTACTACTACAAGCTCTACCTCGCCCAATACCGTTTCCTCAACGAAGGTGCCTGA
- a CDS encoding DUF975 family protein, producing the protein MIDRIFYKTRAKINLKGKWLISALVAVVLMISTGQDVINFRTNNRNFQADPDIGDRMMNQAGQIIPYGGAANFLRENILPAVGIILPLFLIVMAIGLAFNAFVLAPLSLGAIQYFRANDLGQEPGDIKELLWAFRSPHYLNIVKTMFTMTLRIILWSLLLIIPGIIKTYEYSMIPYLLCRNPEIPTEEAFAQSRLLTSGKKASLFVLGLSFIGWYILGSIPFGLGTPFVKAYESQTTAGIFNDWIRDTTPQY; encoded by the coding sequence GTGATTGATCGGATCTTCTATAAGACCAGAGCCAAGATTAATTTAAAGGGGAAATGGCTCATCTCTGCCCTGGTGGCCGTCGTTCTCATGATCAGCACGGGCCAGGATGTCATTAATTTTCGGACAAACAACCGCAACTTTCAGGCTGATCCGGATATAGGCGACCGGATGATGAACCAGGCCGGGCAAATCATTCCCTATGGCGGAGCGGCTAACTTCCTGAGAGAAAACATTCTCCCGGCGGTCGGTATCATTCTCCCCCTATTCCTCATCGTGATGGCCATTGGACTGGCATTCAACGCCTTTGTGCTGGCGCCGCTGTCCCTGGGTGCGATTCAGTATTTCAGAGCCAATGACCTGGGCCAGGAACCAGGTGACATCAAGGAACTGCTGTGGGCATTCCGCTCACCCCATTACCTGAACATCGTAAAAACCATGTTTACCATGACGCTGCGCATAATCCTGTGGTCGCTTCTCCTGATCATTCCGGGAATCATCAAGACCTACGAATACAGCATGATCCCGTACCTGCTTTGCCGCAATCCCGAGATTCCCACGGAAGAGGCCTTTGCCCAGAGCCGGCTCCTCACCAGCGGTAAGAAAGCCAGTCTGTTTGTTCTGGGGCTGTCCTTCATCGGATGGTACATCCTGGGCTCGATCCCCTTCGGACTGGGCACGCCCTTCGTCAAGGCCTACGAATCCCAGACCACTGCCGGCATCTTCAATGACTGGATCAGGGATACCACACCGCAGTATTAG
- the asnS gene encoding asparagine--tRNA ligase, which yields MISVKELYRGPQEFGGQVIEVSGWIRTMRVSKNFGFIELNDGTFFKNLQIVFEEGLNNFEEVSRFPIATAISVRGQLVLTPDSKQPFELKAESITLEGPSNSDYPLQKKRHSFEYLRTIAHLRPRGNTFSALFRVRSLAAFAIHQFFNERGFVYVHTPIISGSDAEGAGEMFRVTTLDLANLPQREDGSLDAAQDFFGKETNLTVSGQLQGEAYALAFRNIYTFGPTFRAENSNTSRHAAEFWMIEPEIAFADLKDNMQLAEDMLKYIISYLLEHAPEEMAFFNQFVDQGLLERLTTLVNSTFREVTYTEAVELLLKSGQEFEFPVEWGMDLQTEHERYLTEEIFKGPIFVTNYPKQIKAFYMRQNEDGRTVAAMDCLVPGVGEIIGGSQREERYDVLMDRIKELGLNPEDYWWYMDLRKYGCAKHAGYGLGFERLIMYVTGMSNIRDVIPFPRTVGNCEF from the coding sequence ATGATCAGTGTCAAAGAACTGTATCGCGGCCCGCAAGAATTTGGCGGCCAGGTCATCGAAGTGTCCGGCTGGATCCGGACCATGCGCGTATCCAAGAATTTCGGGTTCATCGAACTCAACGACGGCACGTTTTTCAAGAATCTTCAGATTGTATTCGAGGAAGGACTGAACAACTTCGAGGAAGTATCCCGCTTCCCCATTGCCACCGCCATTTCGGTTCGGGGACAGCTGGTGCTGACGCCGGATTCCAAGCAGCCCTTCGAGCTGAAAGCCGAAAGCATTACCCTCGAAGGTCCGTCCAACTCCGATTACCCCCTGCAGAAGAAACGCCACAGCTTTGAGTATCTGCGTACCATCGCGCACCTGCGGCCCCGCGGCAATACCTTCAGCGCCCTGTTCCGGGTTCGTTCCCTGGCTGCTTTTGCCATTCACCAGTTCTTCAACGAGCGGGGCTTTGTCTATGTCCACACCCCGATCATCTCGGGATCCGATGCCGAAGGTGCCGGAGAAATGTTCCGGGTCACCACGCTGGACCTGGCCAACCTGCCGCAACGGGAAGACGGTTCCCTGGATGCCGCCCAGGACTTTTTCGGCAAGGAAACCAATCTGACCGTATCCGGTCAGCTCCAGGGCGAAGCTTATGCCCTGGCCTTCCGCAACATCTATACCTTCGGTCCCACCTTCCGGGCGGAAAACTCCAACACCAGCCGGCATGCGGCTGAATTCTGGATGATCGAGCCGGAGATTGCCTTTGCCGACCTGAAAGACAACATGCAGCTGGCGGAAGACATGCTCAAGTACATCATCAGCTACCTGCTGGAGCACGCCCCCGAAGAAATGGCCTTCTTCAACCAGTTCGTCGATCAGGGGCTCCTGGAACGGCTGACTACGCTGGTTAACTCCACATTCCGGGAAGTTACCTACACCGAGGCCGTGGAGCTGCTGCTCAAGAGCGGCCAGGAATTCGAGTTCCCTGTGGAATGGGGCATGGATCTGCAGACGGAGCATGAACGCTATCTGACGGAAGAGATCTTCAAGGGTCCGATCTTTGTCACCAACTACCCGAAACAGATCAAAGCCTTCTACATGCGCCAAAACGAAGACGGCAGAACCGTGGCCGCCATGGATTGCCTGGTGCCCGGTGTCGGCGAGATCATCGGCGGATCCCAGCGCGAAGAGCGTTACGATGTCCTGATGGACCGGATCAAGGAACTGGGCCTGAATCCGGAGGATTACTGGTGGTACATGGACCTGCGCAAATACGGCTGCGCCAAGCACGCCGGCTACGGCCTGGGCTTTGAGCGCCTCATCATGTATGTCACCGGCATGTCCAACATCCGGGATGTCATTCCCTTCCCCCGCACCGTCGGAAACTGCGAATTCTAA
- a CDS encoding DegV family protein: MFKIITDSGSDFRETRAKELGIEIAHLKITFADEVIIQHEEEDVTRFFDKLAKAEQLPVTSQPSPQDFLDLYQKYPGEPILVLALSGGLSGTVNSAELAKKMLEDPERVTIIDTRQGTLSQNVIVAEAVRLRDAGLTLEEAVREINRLLDRTTIVGLIDTLKYLKKGGRIPKSLAAIGSVLNIKPLVELKDGVLVTAGKARGHKAGIKMLFEQVAAYGIDPGYKAFLGYTGDRKDIEEVVLTFKLTYPDVPYEVSRIGGIIGTHIGAGSVGIGFVKQRP, encoded by the coding sequence ATGTTTAAGATCATCACGGATTCCGGATCCGATTTCCGAGAGACCAGGGCGAAAGAACTTGGGATTGAGATCGCCCACCTAAAAATCACCTTTGCCGATGAAGTGATCATCCAGCACGAAGAGGAGGATGTCACCCGGTTCTTTGACAAGCTGGCCAAAGCGGAGCAATTGCCGGTGACCAGCCAGCCTTCCCCCCAGGACTTTTTGGATCTCTATCAGAAATACCCGGGGGAGCCGATCCTCGTTCTGGCCCTGTCCGGCGGACTCTCCGGCACCGTCAATTCCGCCGAACTGGCGAAGAAAATGCTGGAAGATCCGGAGCGGGTCACCATCATCGATACCCGTCAGGGGACTCTCAGCCAGAATGTCATCGTGGCGGAAGCCGTACGTCTGCGTGATGCCGGACTGACGCTGGAAGAAGCCGTCCGGGAGATCAATCGGCTACTGGATCGAACAACCATTGTGGGTCTGATTGATACGCTGAAATACCTCAAGAAGGGCGGGCGCATCCCCAAGAGTTTGGCAGCCATTGGCTCGGTGCTCAACATTAAGCCGCTGGTGGAACTCAAGGACGGAGTCCTGGTGACCGCCGGCAAAGCCCGCGGTCATAAGGCAGGGATTAAAATGCTGTTTGAACAGGTGGCAGCCTATGGGATCGATCCCGGTTACAAGGCGTTCCTGGGCTATACCGGAGATCGCAAGGACATTGAGGAAGTTGTTTTGACATTCAAGCTGACGTATCCCGATGTCCCCTATGAGGTTTCCCGAATTGGCGGAATCATCGGCACCCACATCGGCGCAGGCAGTGTCGGCATCGGTTTTGTCAAGCAGAGACCCTGA